One window from the genome of Halictus rubicundus isolate RS-2024b chromosome 7, iyHalRubi1_principal, whole genome shotgun sequence encodes:
- the Mcph1 gene encoding microcephalin codes for MMNPDKNKIATKHVSDESDSLRHQRSSLAVNLSCWSSLTDSGNGSLKQTNVECNDKLPSPAIVSNTTQRSRRCRSFRDRQVSVNNTSGVAHQNVSLKHASVVLKRIENDAESLDKSCEILKQVILTKTKQMFDRQNELSVKTQAILTKNFNQRIDSTPKDKHRSKNVGKQRKQCTLNKRRLFDSKEHLQNTNKKSITLDNNSASDQIRLNNKVHSNITVPNESNRMADISNSASSLPVETEHNKTNYSVTSKNKCPSKLNVSEDDSIFMAEPIGCSTMIQDETLDENPETHHDINDLSIHSKTKKDAISMEITRIQQECVLNNEKNSLVAKGSSKTQDNIQNSSSEEHCTRTLQSSLAVNTSINRSSKDNRNIDICERKESAVENSNKNLKNRQERGIYSTILEGAKQSINTISTSLQMNTSLDGSNKLYSRENNITRRMLKLNSTINKDRDMEEKVDSTNTVEMENTKLIKPQGTKNDTTYRDHQSNVSKNKIISDEDQNGRSYVEATPYPTSRLVLLKSQLNQNVVCSNLSNNNENAIEINSTSNKLSSMEQSTFKERRKSYENGKSRSESIILDNSSSHSCTELPKSIIIRESTDESELKIQDLKNSTMISLKKRNKKKLLPLHESSQLPTFSPVENVNVLPQILRNKHKKRKEKQHVNKLNAICKRRSVEYSDERSNEQFALENDNPVACDAKIQKRKPRKVIRKKIIVKKITTSDDILRRLQESRDNCIKTQTCVSNRNSLNDFQSLKKQSSTQLRNKKAQRISIVMTGLCNDDKNIVKSVVKALGHAKIESSVTKRTTHVVTTGVRTINMLHGIIRGCWLVSLEWVLKSLEKSAWLNPEEYELTHFSKAVLENRKDRQLFGTSYVPELFAACGNLYIGKCTTPPHNVLKDLIKTAGGHTTERPETAKIVIDTNGLKESWVLDCITTGELQPFDQYQRS; via the exons ATGATGAATCCagataaaaacaaaattgcaacaaaacaTGTGTCGGATGAAAGTGATAGCCTTCGACATCAACGTAGTTCATTAGCTGTCAATTTAAGTTGTTGGTCGAGCTTAACAGATTCTGGAAATGGATCGCTCAAGCAAACAAACGTTGAATGTAATGATAAGTTACCTTCACCTGCAATCGTTTCTAATACAACCCAAAGAAGCAGAAGATGCAGAAGTTTTAGAGATAGGCAGGTATCTGTCAACAATACTAGCGGTGTAGCTCACCAGAATGTTTCTTTGAAACATGCGAGCGTAGTTTTGAAACGAATAGAAAATGATGCTGAAAGTTTAGATAAAAGTTGTGAAATATTGAAGCAAGTTATTTTAACCAAGACCAAACAAATGTTTGATAGACAGAACGAACTTTCTGTTAAAACTCAAGCGATTCTAACCAAAAACTTCAATCAACGTATTGATAGTACACCGAAGGATAAACACAGAAGTAAAAATGTTGGGAAACAAAGGAAACAATGTACTTTGAATAAAAGACGGTTATTTGATTCCAAGGAGCATTTGCAAAATACAAACAAAAAAAGTATTACTCTAGACAACAATTCTGCATCTGATCAAATCAGATTGAATAACAAAGTGCATAGCAATATCACTGTGCCAAATGAAAGCAACCGAATGGCTGATATTTCCAATTCAGCATCTAGCCTTCCTGTTGAAACGGAACATAACAAAACTAATTATTCTGTTACATCCAAAAATAAGTGCCCTTCAAAGTTAAATGTATCAGAAGATGATAGTATATTCATGGCAGAGCCTATTGGTTGTTCTACAATGATACAGGATGAAACATTAGATGAAAATCCAGAAACACACCATGACATTAATGATTTATCTATTCATTCTAAGACAAAGAAAGATGCAATATCTATGGAAATAACACGTATCCAACAAGAATGTGTATTAAATAATGAGAAAAACTCTTTGGTTGCTAAGGGGAGTAGCAAAACACAGGACAACATACAAAATTCTTCTTCTGAAGAACACTGTACAAGAACATTGCAAAGTTCTCTGGCTGTAAACACATCTATTAATCGATCAAGTAAAGACAATAGAAATATAGATATATGCGAACGTAAGGAATCTGCAGTGGAAAATAGTAATAAGAACTTAAAAAATAGACAGGAGAGAGGTATCTACTCAACAATTTTAGAAGGGGCAAAGCAAAGTATAAATACAATTAGTACTTCATTACAAATGAATACATCTTTAGAtggttcaaataaattatattcacgagaaaataatattactagaagaATGTTGAAATTGAATAGTACGATAAATAAAGACAGAGATATGGAAGAAAAAGTTGATAGTACTAATACAGTTGAAATGGAAAACACTAAATTAATAAAACCTCAAGGAACGAAAAATGATACAACATATAGAGATCATCAGTCTAATGtttccaaaaataaaataatctcAGATGAAGATCAAAATGGTCGAAGCTATGTTGAAGCTACTCCTTATCCAACGTCTCGTTTAGTTTTATTAAAAAGTCAATTGAATCAAAACGTAGTATGCTCCAATCTTAGTAACAACAACGAAAATGCTATTGAAATAAATTCTACTAGCAACAAATTATCTTCTAT GGAACAAAGTACATTCAAAGAACGTAGAAAATCatatgaaaatggaaaaagtaGAAGTGAATCTATAATATTGGATAATTCTTCTTCACATTCCTGTACAGAATTGCCAAAGTCAATAATTATAAGGGAATCAACCGATGAAAGTGaattaaaaattcaagatttaaaaaattctacgaTGATTTCACTGAAGAAaaggaataaaaaaaagttattgccTTTACATGAATCTTCGCAACTACCAACATTTTCCCCGGTGGAAAATGTAAATGTACTACCTCAAATATTAAGAAACAAAcataaaaaaaggaaagaaaaacagCATGTAAACAAACTCAATGCAATATGTAAGCGCAGAAGTGTGGAATACAGTGATGAAAGAAGCAATGAGCAGTTTGCATTAGAAAATGATAATCCGGTTGCCTGTGATGCAaaaatacagaaaagaaaacctAGGAAAGTTATTAGGAAAAAgattattgttaaaaaaattacTACTAGTGATGATATTTTAAGGAGATTACAGGAAAGTAGAGACAATTGTATCAAGACACAAACCTGTGTTTCAAATAGAAATTCTTTGAACGATTTTCAATCATTGAAGAAACAATCTTCCACACAACTAAGAAATAAAAAGGCACAAAGAATAAGTATAGTCATGACTGGTTTATGTAACGA CGATAAAAATATCGTTAAAAGCGTTGTCAAAGCTCTGGGTCATGCAAAAATTGAATCAAGCGTTACAAAACGAACAACGCATGTTGTAACCACGGGTGTGCGAACAATAAACATGCTACATGGAATCATACGTGGCTGTTGGCTTGTCAGTCTTGAATGGGTTTTGAAGTCGTTAGAAAAGAGTGCATGGTTGAATCCAGAAGAATATGAATTGACACACTTCTCAAAAGCAGTATTG gAAAACCGTAAAGATAGACAATTATTCGGAACTTCGTACGTTCCTGAATTGTTTGCCGCCTGTGGAAATTTATACATTGGAAAATGTACTACACCTCCACATAATGTGTTGAAAGATCTTATAAAAACTGCTGGTGGTCATACTACTGAGCGTCCAGAAACGGcaaaaattgtaattgataCAAATGGTTTAAAAGAGTCTTGGGTATTAGATTGTATCACAACAGGAGAACTGCAACCATTTGATCAATATCAACGATCATAA